Proteins encoded by one window of Lathyrus oleraceus cultivar Zhongwan6 chromosome 1, CAAS_Psat_ZW6_1.0, whole genome shotgun sequence:
- the LOC127115339 gene encoding uncharacterized protein LOC127115339, giving the protein MSSSLELGNDQFSEANNVILMSLMEETHEFEDEYFGDDKLVSMIQSLEAEISDTQNYDMGGYMDGQDCSTSSFIGSDHWIDMELISSSPFDEVNVNAWIPRENEMEHVEMEYEDQNFIDDFQMCCGVFMEQQHRETYNLSQVSNDAVF; this is encoded by the coding sequence ATGTCTTCTTCACTTGAATTAGGAAATGATCAATTCTCGGAGGCTAATAATGTAATTCTCATGTCCTTGATGGAAGAAACACATGAATTTGAAGATGAATACTTTGGTGATGATAAACTTGTAAGTATGATTCAATCACTTGAAGCAGAGATTAGTGACACTCAAAATTATGACATGGGAGGATATATGGATGGTCAAGATTGTTCCACGTCATCATTCATTGGTTCTGATCATTGGATTGATATGGAATTGATCTCTTCCTCACCGTTTGATGAGGTGAATGTGAATGCATGGATCCCTCGTGAAAATGAGATGGAGCATGTGGAAATGGAATATGAAGATCAAAATTTCATTGATGATTTTCAAATGTGCTGTGGAGTTTTCATGGAACAACAACATAGAGAAACTTATAATTTGTCCCAAGTATCAAATGATGCAGTATTCTAA